A stretch of DNA from Candidatus Hydrogenedentota bacterium:
GGTCCGCAACAGCCGGATCTCCCGCCGCAACACGCGGCTGGCGGAGCGGATGCGCAACCGGCGCTGAGGCGGAGCATCGGATCGATGTGCGCTGTTCCTCAAGAAGGACGCGGCCACGCCGTCCGAAGGCGCGGGCTCACTGGGTCGCGCCAAGTTGCTGGAGCGCTTGCGCGACTTCCTCCTGGCCGAGTTCCTGCGCGTACTTCAACGGGGTCCTGCCCGACGTGTCCGTAATTTCGATAAATGCGCCCTGCTGCGCCATCAGCACAACGATATCGACGTTTCCGCCCTTTACGGCGGCGTGCAGCGGCGTCATGCCCTGGTGGTTGATCAGGTCATGGTCCCAGTCACCCGCCGCGATGAAGTATTGCACGGCTTCCAGGTCGCCGGCGGCGGCGGCCTGATATA
This window harbors:
- a CDS encoding ankyrin repeat domain-containing protein; the encoded protein is YQAAAAGDLEAVQYFIAAGDWDHDLINHQGMTPLHAAVKGGNVDIVVLMAQQGAFIEITDTSGRTPLKYAQELGQEEVAQALQQLGATQ